Part of the Streptomyces antimycoticus genome, GCCCTGGACGGCGGAATCCCCGCCCCGCGCCCGCCCACCGCGGACGAGACACCGGCGGGACGGGCACCGGAGTCCACCCCGAAACCGGCCGCGAACGCCGAACCGGGTGCACCCACCCCGGGCCCCGGCCCCGACCAGGAACCGGCCCCCGGCCCCGACCAGGAACCGGCCCTGAGTCGCGACCCGGAACCGGACCCAGCGCCGGAGCCGCCCGCCTCCGCGCCCCTGCCCGCGCCCGCACCACCGGCCGCGCGCCCGCCCGCACCACCGGCCGCGCGCCCGCCCGCACCACCGGCCGCGCCGCTGGCCGCGCCCACGCCCTCGGCGGCGCATCCGCTCTCGCACGATCTGCTGCGCTCGCTGCTCGGCGCCTGGGCGCTGACCGCGTGCTCGCCGGAGGAGACCGCCGCCGTCGAGGCGCATCTCAACCACTGCCCCTCCTGCGCCGAGGAGGCGCTGCGGCTGCGCGACGCTGTCGGGCTACTGCACACCGAGCACAGCCTGGACCTCGATCCGATGCTCCGCTCCCGGGTGCTCGCGGGCTGTCTGGGCCGCCGTCCGGCCCGGATACCCATGCCCGGCTGGGCCGGTGCGTACGACGCCGAGGCCGCCCGGCTGGACGCGCTGCTGCGCGACATGGGCGAGGCCGAGTGGCGTGCGCCGGTGCGGCTGAAGTGGTTCGACGGGCGGCGGCTCACCGGCCGGGACACCACCGTCGCCGGGGTGATCGGCCATCTGATGGTCGTGGACGGCATCATCGCCGCCTCCCTCGGCCTCCCCGACCCGCTCGGCGCCGACGCTCCCCGCTCGCCCCAAGTCCGTACGGAGGCGTACTGGCACCATGAGCCCGGTGCCTCGTACGGGTCCGGTCCGCCCGGGGCGGTACGGGAGTTGTGGCGTGAGCAGGGCCACGCCCTGGTCCGTACGGTGTCCTTCGCCGGGCGCGGGGTCGCGGAGCTCGACGTGCCGTACGGGGACTTCGCGCTGCCGATCCGCGACGCGTTCCTCGACCGTGCCCTCGAATGCTGGGTGCACGCCGGGGACATCGCCGAGGCCATCGACTACCCCTATGAACCACCGGCCTCCGCCCACCTCAGAGCCATGATCGACCTGTGTGCCCGGCTGCTTCCGGGGACGCTGGCCGAGCGGCGCCGGGCCGGGCTCGCGGCCCCGCCCCGCCGGCTGGTCGAGGCGGGCACCCCGGGCCGTACGCTCCATCTGCAGGTGGAGGGCACGGGCGGCGGCGACTGGTACATCGCGCTGGACTCCCCGGCGGCGGTGGCCTCGCCGGAGGAGGCGGTGGCGACGATCGCCCTGGACCAGGAGGCGTTCTACCTGCTGGCGTCCGGGCATGTGCCGCCACAGGAGGCGGCCGCGGGCCTGTCCGGGGACACCGAGGCGATCCGGGACGTCCTCTTCGCCGCCGCGTCCCTCTCGCGCCTCTGAGTCGTGCTGTCTCCGAGTCGCCCGGCCGCCGCCGAGTCGTCCGGCCGCCGCATCAGCCGAAGACGACCGTACGGTGGCCGTTGAGCAGCACCCGGCGCTCGCTGTGCCACTTCACGGCGCGGGCCAGCGCCTGGCACTCCACATCGCGGCCGACCGCCACCAGCTGGTCCGGGGTCAGCTCATGGCCGACGCGCTCGACCTCCTGCTCGATGATCGGGCCCTCGTCCAGATCGGCGGTCACATAGTGGGCCGTCGCCCCGATCAGCTTGACCCCGCGCGCATGCGCCTGGTGGTACGGCTTGGCGCCCTTGAAGCTCGGGAGGAAGCTGTGGTGGATGTTGATGATCCGGCCCGACAGCTCCTTGCACAGGTCGTCGGAGAGCACCTGCATATACCGGGCCAGCACCACCAGCTCGACATGCTCCGTGCGCACCAGGTCCAGCAGCCGGGCCTCGGCCTCCTGCTTGGTGTCCTTGGTCACGGGCATGTGGTGGAACGGAATCCCGTAGGAGCCGACCAGCTCCTCGAAGTCCGTGTGGTTGGAGACCACCGCGGCGATCTCGACCGGCAGCGCGCCGATCCGGGACCGGAAGAGAAGATCGTTCAGGCAGTGCCCGAACTTGCTGACCATGAGCAGAATGCGCATCTTG contains:
- a CDS encoding zf-HC2 domain-containing protein; protein product: MTGRGGPDPYDDAYGESSGPGDGDGRDGPGRGSDPGLPSHPAGPPRIPPPRSAAEDSGHWPGALDGGIPAPRPPTADETPAGRAPESTPKPAANAEPGAPTPGPGPDQEPAPGPDQEPALSRDPEPDPAPEPPASAPLPAPAPPAARPPAPPAARPPAPPAAPLAAPTPSAAHPLSHDLLRSLLGAWALTACSPEETAAVEAHLNHCPSCAEEALRLRDAVGLLHTEHSLDLDPMLRSRVLAGCLGRRPARIPMPGWAGAYDAEAARLDALLRDMGEAEWRAPVRLKWFDGRRLTGRDTTVAGVIGHLMVVDGIIAASLGLPDPLGADAPRSPQVRTEAYWHHEPGASYGSGPPGAVRELWREQGHALVRTVSFAGRGVAELDVPYGDFALPIRDAFLDRALECWVHAGDIAEAIDYPYEPPASAHLRAMIDLCARLLPGTLAERRRAGLAAPPRRLVEAGTPGRTLHLQVEGTGGGDWYIALDSPAAVASPEEAVATIALDQEAFYLLASGHVPPQEAAAGLSGDTEAIRDVLFAAASLSRL
- the purU gene encoding formyltetrahydrofolate deformylase; amino-acid sequence: MSEPHSVPDQYILTLSCPDKQGIVHAVSSYLFMTGCNIEDSQQFGDRDTGLFFMRVAFRAVSPVKEEDLRASFAAVGESFQMDWEIHRADRKMRILLMVSKFGHCLNDLLFRSRIGALPVEIAAVVSNHTDFEELVGSYGIPFHHMPVTKDTKQEAEARLLDLVRTEHVELVVLARYMQVLSDDLCKELSGRIINIHHSFLPSFKGAKPYHQAHARGVKLIGATAHYVTADLDEGPIIEQEVERVGHELTPDQLVAVGRDVECQALARAVKWHSERRVLLNGHRTVVFG